One genomic window of Chelonoidis abingdonii isolate Lonesome George chromosome 5, CheloAbing_2.0, whole genome shotgun sequence includes the following:
- the G3BP2 gene encoding ras GTPase-activating protein-binding protein 2 isoform X1: MVMEKPSPLLVGREFVRQYYTLLNKAPDFLHRFYGRNSSYVHGGLDASGKPQEAVYGQAEIHKKVMSLQFSECHTKIRHVDAHATLSDGVVVQVMGELSNNGQPMRKFMQTFVLAPEGSVPNKFYVHNDIFRYEDEVFGDSEAELDEESEEEVEEEQEERQPSPEQVQENTSSTYYESHPVTNGMEEPLEESSHEPEPELESETKAEELKSEVEEKNLEELEEKSPSPPPVELVSLPQEPPKAFSWASVTSKNLPPSGTVSSSGIPPHVKAPVSQPRVETKPEAQSQPPRVREQRPRERPGFPPRGPRPGRGDMEQNESDNRRIIRYPDSHQLFVGNLPHDIDENELKEFFMSFGNVVELRINTKGVGGKLPNFGFVVFDDSEPVQRILVAKPIMFRGEVRLNVEEKKTRAARERETRGGGDDRRDIRRNDRGPGGPRGIVGGGMMRDRDGRGPPPRGGMAQKLGSGRGTGQMEGRFTGQRR, from the exons ATGGTGATGGAGAAGCCAAGTCCCCTGCTTGTAGGGCGGGAGTTTGTGAGGCAGTACTACACTTTGCTAAATAAAGCTCCTGACTTCTTGCACAG GTTTTATGGCAGGAATTCCTCTTATGTCCATGGTGGACTGGATGCCAGTGGGAAGCCCCAGGAAGCCGTGTATGGCCAAGCT gaGATTCATAAGAAGGTGATGTCCCTACAGTTCAGTGAATGTCACACTAAGATTCGTCATGTTGACGCACATGCAACCTTGAGTGATGGTGTAGTTGTGCAGGTTATGGGGGAACTGTCTAACAATGGGCAACCAATGAGGAAGTTTATGCAAACTTTTGTTCTGGCTCCAGAA GGATCTGTTCCAAATAAGTTCTATGTGCATAATGATATATTCCGCTATGAAGATGAAGTATTTGGAGACTCTGAGGCTGAACTTGATGAAG AATCGGAAGAAGAGGTTGAAGAGGAGCAGGAAGAAAGGCAGCCATCCCCTGAGCAAGTGCAAGAGAATACAAGCAGTACATACTATGAAAGCCACCCTGTAAC TAATGGAATGGAGGAGCCTTTGGAAGAATCATCTCATGAGCCTGAGCCAGAGTTGGAATCTGAAACAAAAGCAGAGGAGCTGAAATCTGAAGTAGAAGAAAAGAATCTTGAAGAGCTAGAAGAAAAATCTCCATCCCCACCTCCTGTAGAACTTGTTTCTCTACCACAAGAACCACCAAAG GCTTTCTCTTGGGCTTCAGTGACCAGTAAAAACCTGCCTCCTAGTGGTACTGTTTCTTCCTCTGGAATTCCACCCCATGTTAAAGCACCAGTCTCACAG CCAAGAGTTGAAACTAAACCTGAAGCTCAGTCTCAACCACCCCGTGTGCGTGAACAGCGTCCAAGAGAGCGACCAGGTTTTCCACCAAGGGGACCGAGACCAG GTCGAGGGGATATGGAGCAGAATGAATCCGATAATCGCCGAATAATTCGTTACCCAGACAGCCATCAGCTCTTTGTTGGCAACTTGCCACATGATATTGATGAAAATGAACTGAAAGAATTCTTTATGA GCTTTGGAAACGTGGTGGAACTTCGCATCAATACCAAAGGAGTTGGAGGAAAACTACCAAACTTTGGCTTTGTAGTATTTGATGATTCTGAGCCAGTTCAGAGAATCTTAGTTGCGAAA CCCATTATGTTTCGAGGAGAAGTGCGCTTGAATgtagaagagaaaaaaacaagagcTGCCCGTGAAAGAGAGACCCGAGGCGGCGGTGATGACCGTAGGGATATTCGGCGCAATGATAGAGGGCCTGGGGGTCCCCGTGGAATAGTGGGTGGTGGAATGATGCGGGACCGTGATGGAAGAGGCCCTCCTCCCCGAGGTGGCATGGCACAGAAACTTGGCTCCGGAAGAGGAACCGGGCAAATGGAAGGCCGTTTCACAGGACAACGTCGCTGA
- the G3BP2 gene encoding ras GTPase-activating protein-binding protein 2 isoform X2, with protein sequence MVMEKPSPLLVGREFVRQYYTLLNKAPDFLHRFYGRNSSYVHGGLDASGKPQEAVYGQAEIHKKVMSLQFSECHTKIRHVDAHATLSDGVVVQVMGELSNNGQPMRKFMQTFVLAPEGSVPNKFYVHNDIFRYEDEVFGDSEAELDEESEEEVEEEQEERQPSPEQVQENTSSTYYESHPVTNGMEEPLEESSHEPEPELESETKAEELKSEVEEKNLEELEEKSPSPPPVELVSLPQEPPKPRVETKPEAQSQPPRVREQRPRERPGFPPRGPRPGRGDMEQNESDNRRIIRYPDSHQLFVGNLPHDIDENELKEFFMSFGNVVELRINTKGVGGKLPNFGFVVFDDSEPVQRILVAKPIMFRGEVRLNVEEKKTRAARERETRGGGDDRRDIRRNDRGPGGPRGIVGGGMMRDRDGRGPPPRGGMAQKLGSGRGTGQMEGRFTGQRR encoded by the exons ATGGTGATGGAGAAGCCAAGTCCCCTGCTTGTAGGGCGGGAGTTTGTGAGGCAGTACTACACTTTGCTAAATAAAGCTCCTGACTTCTTGCACAG GTTTTATGGCAGGAATTCCTCTTATGTCCATGGTGGACTGGATGCCAGTGGGAAGCCCCAGGAAGCCGTGTATGGCCAAGCT gaGATTCATAAGAAGGTGATGTCCCTACAGTTCAGTGAATGTCACACTAAGATTCGTCATGTTGACGCACATGCAACCTTGAGTGATGGTGTAGTTGTGCAGGTTATGGGGGAACTGTCTAACAATGGGCAACCAATGAGGAAGTTTATGCAAACTTTTGTTCTGGCTCCAGAA GGATCTGTTCCAAATAAGTTCTATGTGCATAATGATATATTCCGCTATGAAGATGAAGTATTTGGAGACTCTGAGGCTGAACTTGATGAAG AATCGGAAGAAGAGGTTGAAGAGGAGCAGGAAGAAAGGCAGCCATCCCCTGAGCAAGTGCAAGAGAATACAAGCAGTACATACTATGAAAGCCACCCTGTAAC TAATGGAATGGAGGAGCCTTTGGAAGAATCATCTCATGAGCCTGAGCCAGAGTTGGAATCTGAAACAAAAGCAGAGGAGCTGAAATCTGAAGTAGAAGAAAAGAATCTTGAAGAGCTAGAAGAAAAATCTCCATCCCCACCTCCTGTAGAACTTGTTTCTCTACCACAAGAACCACCAAAG CCAAGAGTTGAAACTAAACCTGAAGCTCAGTCTCAACCACCCCGTGTGCGTGAACAGCGTCCAAGAGAGCGACCAGGTTTTCCACCAAGGGGACCGAGACCAG GTCGAGGGGATATGGAGCAGAATGAATCCGATAATCGCCGAATAATTCGTTACCCAGACAGCCATCAGCTCTTTGTTGGCAACTTGCCACATGATATTGATGAAAATGAACTGAAAGAATTCTTTATGA GCTTTGGAAACGTGGTGGAACTTCGCATCAATACCAAAGGAGTTGGAGGAAAACTACCAAACTTTGGCTTTGTAGTATTTGATGATTCTGAGCCAGTTCAGAGAATCTTAGTTGCGAAA CCCATTATGTTTCGAGGAGAAGTGCGCTTGAATgtagaagagaaaaaaacaagagcTGCCCGTGAAAGAGAGACCCGAGGCGGCGGTGATGACCGTAGGGATATTCGGCGCAATGATAGAGGGCCTGGGGGTCCCCGTGGAATAGTGGGTGGTGGAATGATGCGGGACCGTGATGGAAGAGGCCCTCCTCCCCGAGGTGGCATGGCACAGAAACTTGGCTCCGGAAGAGGAACCGGGCAAATGGAAGGCCGTTTCACAGGACAACGTCGCTGA